In Escherichia ruysiae, a genomic segment contains:
- the flgC gene encoding flagellar basal body rod protein FlgC: MSFTDIYQISGSAMTAQTLRLNTVASNLANANAPASSEAQAYKARSPVFAAVYHHSLLAGTHRHAIDGASVQVQDVLQTGGAVKRYEPHSPLADANGDVWYPDVNVVEQMADMMSASRDFETNVDVLNNVKSMQQSLLKLGEA, translated from the coding sequence CGGCGATGACGGCGCAAACGCTGCGTCTGAATACCGTCGCCAGTAACCTGGCAAATGCCAATGCGCCCGCCAGCAGCGAGGCGCAGGCGTATAAAGCGCGCAGCCCGGTGTTTGCGGCGGTGTATCACCACAGCTTGCTGGCGGGAACACATCGTCATGCCATTGACGGCGCCAGCGTGCAGGTGCAGGACGTGCTGCAAACCGGCGGGGCGGTGAAACGCTATGAACCGCATTCGCCGCTCGCCGATGCTAACGGGGATGTCTGGTATCCCGACGTCAACGTGGTGGAGCAGATGGCGGACATGATGTCGGCTTCGCGCGATTTTGAAACCAACGTTGATGTGCTCAACAACGTGAAAAGTATGCAGCAAAGCCTGCTGAAACTGGGAGAAGCCTGA